The proteins below come from a single Acidobacteriota bacterium genomic window:
- a CDS encoding NAD(P)H-dependent oxidoreductase codes for MARIVGISGSLRKGSYNTALLRAAAGLAPAGTQVDIASIAGIPLYDGDVESAQGLPAAVTALKDHLATSDGILLVTPEYNSSIPGVFKNAMDWLSRPSKDIPRVFGDKPVAIMGATPGRAGTRLAQTAWLPVLRALGTRAWSGSQLYVSEAGKVFDPEGKLVDAKVRELLSDFMARFSKFVEAR; via the coding sequence ATGGCGCGCATTGTGGGCATCTCGGGAAGTCTGCGGAAGGGGTCGTACAACACGGCGCTCCTGCGCGCGGCCGCGGGGCTGGCTCCCGCGGGGACGCAGGTGGACATCGCGTCGATCGCCGGCATCCCCCTGTACGACGGCGACGTGGAGAGCGCTCAGGGTCTTCCAGCCGCGGTCACGGCGCTCAAGGACCATCTCGCCACCTCGGACGGCATTCTCCTCGTCACCCCGGAGTACAACAGCTCGATCCCCGGTGTCTTCAAGAACGCGATGGACTGGCTCTCGCGGCCGTCGAAGGACATCCCGCGCGTCTTCGGCGACAAGCCGGTGGCGATCATGGGTGCGACGCCCGGGAGGGCGGGGACGCGGCTCGCCCAGACGGCGTGGCTCCCCGTCCTGCGCGCGCTCGGCACCCGCGCCTGGTCGGGGAGTCAGCTCTACGTGTCGGAGGCCGGCAAGGTCTTCGACCCCGAAGGAAAGCTCGTCGATGCGAAGGTCCGGGAGCTCCTGTCGGATTTCATGGCTCGGTTCTCGAAGTTCGTGGAGGCGCGGTGA